From Nocardioides sp. HDW12B, the proteins below share one genomic window:
- a CDS encoding adenosine deaminase, giving the protein MSEHPSRHAAFVAGLPKAELHVHHVGSASPRIVAELAERHPGTVPSDLDALREFYTFRDFAHFVEVYLAVVDLVRTPEDVRMLTYEIAADMAGQNIRYAELTCTPYTNVKAGVPIQAFVEAIEDARTAAERDHGVVLRWVYDVPGEFGVEAAAETVTYLDKSPSTLVGFGLGGPEIGVPRPQFQPFFDAARAAGLHSVPHAGETTGPQTVWDAIRLLGAERIGHGTSSVQDPDLLAHLAATGIPLEVCPTSNLATRAVASYEEHPVRAMVEAGVTITIGSDDPPMFGTWLTKEYEIAAELLDLDEAGVADLARSGVRCSFADDATKARLLAEIDAYADAPRSSR; this is encoded by the coding sequence ATGAGCGAGCACCCGTCCCGTCACGCCGCCTTCGTCGCCGGTCTGCCCAAGGCCGAGCTGCACGTCCACCACGTCGGGTCGGCCTCGCCCCGCATCGTGGCCGAGCTGGCCGAGCGCCACCCCGGCACGGTGCCGTCGGACCTCGACGCCCTGCGGGAGTTCTACACCTTCCGCGACTTCGCCCACTTCGTCGAGGTCTACCTCGCCGTGGTCGACCTGGTCCGGACGCCCGAGGACGTGCGGATGCTGACCTACGAGATCGCCGCGGACATGGCCGGGCAGAACATCCGCTACGCCGAGCTCACCTGCACGCCGTACACCAACGTGAAGGCGGGGGTGCCGATCCAGGCGTTCGTCGAGGCGATCGAGGACGCGCGCACGGCCGCCGAGCGCGACCACGGCGTCGTCCTGCGCTGGGTGTACGACGTGCCGGGCGAGTTCGGCGTGGAGGCGGCCGCGGAGACCGTGACCTACCTCGACAAGAGCCCTTCGACGCTCGTCGGCTTCGGGCTCGGCGGGCCGGAGATCGGCGTACCGCGCCCGCAGTTCCAGCCCTTCTTCGACGCCGCCCGCGCTGCGGGGCTGCACTCCGTCCCGCACGCGGGGGAGACCACCGGCCCGCAGACGGTCTGGGACGCGATCCGGCTGCTCGGGGCCGAGCGGATCGGGCACGGCACCTCGTCGGTGCAGGACCCGGACCTGCTGGCCCACCTGGCCGCGACCGGCATCCCGCTGGAGGTGTGCCCGACCTCGAACCTCGCCACCCGGGCGGTGGCGTCGTACGAGGAGCACCCGGTCCGGGCCATGGTCGAGGCCGGGGTCACGATCACGATCGGCAGCGACGACCCGCCGATGTTCGGCACGTGGCTGACCAAGGAGTACGAGATCGCGGCGGAGCTGCTCGACCTCGACGAGGCGGGCGTGGCCGACCTGGCCCGCTCCGGGGTGCGCTGCTCCTTCGCCGACGACGCCACGAAGGCCCGTCTGCTGGCCGAGATCGACGCCTACGCCGACGCGCCCCGCTCGTCCCGCTAG
- a CDS encoding response regulator transcription factor gives MESRRTRVFILDDHELVRRGLKDLFEAEDDFEVVGESGSAKDAQARIPALRPDVAILDGRLPDGTGVEVCRAVRSVDPSIRAIILTSYDDDEALFAAIMAGAAGYLLKQIIGVDFLEAIRQVADGQSLLDPAVTQRVLDRLRNGGAHEPEELRQLTPQERHVLDLIAEGLTNRQIGEKLFLAEKTVKNYVTSVLAKLGMQRRTQAAVFVSKLLEQPR, from the coding sequence GTGGAGTCACGCCGCACCCGCGTCTTCATCCTCGACGACCACGAGCTCGTCCGACGCGGCCTGAAGGACCTCTTCGAGGCCGAGGACGACTTCGAGGTCGTGGGGGAGTCCGGCTCGGCCAAGGACGCACAGGCGCGGATCCCGGCTCTGCGGCCCGACGTCGCGATCCTCGACGGGCGGCTGCCGGACGGCACGGGCGTCGAGGTGTGCCGTGCGGTCCGCTCGGTCGACCCCTCGATCCGAGCCATCATCCTGACGTCGTACGACGACGACGAGGCGCTCTTCGCGGCGATCATGGCCGGTGCCGCGGGCTACCTGCTCAAGCAGATCATCGGCGTCGACTTCCTCGAGGCCATCCGTCAGGTCGCCGACGGGCAGTCGCTGCTCGACCCGGCCGTCACCCAGCGAGTCCTGGACCGGCTGCGCAACGGTGGCGCGCACGAGCCCGAGGAGCTGCGCCAGCTCACGCCGCAGGAGCGGCACGTCCTCGACCTCATCGCCGAGGGCCTCACCAACCGTCAGATCGGCGAGAAGCTCTTCCTGGCCGAGAAGACGGTCAAGAACTACGTCACGAGCGTGCTGGCCAAGCTCGGCATGCAGCGCCGCACCCAGGCCGCGGTCTTCGTCTCCAAGCTGCTCGAGCAGCCCCGCTGA
- a CDS encoding LLM class flavin-dependent oxidoreductase, protein MAEPSPAPRLGVVIPPSRPWSESREAWRSLDDWGLDVGYTWDHLTHRTVPGRWLAEGWATVAAAAASTSRVDVGVLVASAALRRPVALARLAATVDDVSDGRMVLGFGAGVPTEGGADTGRVPEFGELSRLFHDTVDGLEAVWRGDTEWQGRELSFTGIETLPLPPGRRPPHLMLAAHGPRGLDLVARKADGWSTYGGPQSRDLTGDDYWAEVTRQRDRLVAACETHDRDPATVRMSLLVGFGHLRPLASVEAYVDAVGRATQIGFTELAVYWPDADPSSSLHADPEVLREGVARLRA, encoded by the coding sequence GTGGCTGAGCCGTCGCCTGCGCCGCGGCTGGGCGTCGTGATCCCGCCGTCACGCCCCTGGTCCGAGTCCCGGGAGGCGTGGCGCTCGCTCGACGACTGGGGCCTCGACGTCGGCTACACCTGGGACCACCTGACCCACCGCACGGTGCCGGGCCGCTGGCTCGCCGAGGGCTGGGCGACCGTGGCCGCCGCCGCGGCCTCGACCTCGCGGGTGGACGTCGGGGTGCTCGTGGCCTCGGCCGCGCTGCGGCGCCCGGTGGCGCTGGCCCGGCTGGCCGCGACCGTCGACGACGTCAGCGACGGCCGGATGGTGCTGGGCTTCGGGGCCGGCGTGCCGACCGAGGGCGGTGCCGACACCGGCCGGGTGCCGGAGTTCGGCGAGCTGAGCCGGCTCTTCCACGACACCGTCGACGGCCTCGAGGCGGTGTGGCGCGGCGACACGGAGTGGCAGGGCCGCGAGCTGTCGTTCACCGGGATCGAGACGTTGCCGCTCCCTCCCGGACGCCGTCCGCCCCACCTCATGCTGGCCGCCCACGGTCCCCGCGGCCTCGACCTCGTGGCGCGCAAGGCCGACGGCTGGTCGACGTACGGCGGGCCGCAGTCGCGCGACCTGACCGGCGACGACTACTGGGCCGAGGTGACCCGGCAGCGGGACCGGCTCGTCGCGGCGTGCGAGACCCACGACCGCGACCCCGCGACCGTCCGGATGTCGCTGCTGGTCGGCTTCGGCCATCTCCGCCCGCTCGCCTCGGTCGAGGCGTACGTCGACGCAGTCGGCCGGGCCACGCAGATCGGCTTCACCGAGCTGGCCGTCTACTGGCCAGACGCGGACCCGTCCAGCTCGCTGCACGCCGACCCGGAGGTCCTCCGCGAGGGTGTGGCGCGGCTGCGCGCCTGA
- the orn gene encoding oligoribonuclease encodes MTDRLVWIDCEMTGLLVESDALVEVAALVTDFELNVLGEGVDLVIKPPAAALEQMVPFVRDMHTSSGLLEELEAGITLAEAEEQVLAYVREHCPDGSRPPLAGNTVGTDRLFIARDMAELDAFLHYRIVDVSSIKELSRRWYPRTYFNSPTKRGNHRALADIQESIEELRYYREAVFVPPPGPSSVEARELAARHGGTLTGLTGDEAPPAPAEPDALQPEDHRPAPEPQDGPGPGPA; translated from the coding sequence GTGACTGACCGGCTGGTGTGGATCGACTGTGAGATGACGGGGCTCCTGGTGGAGTCCGACGCCCTCGTCGAGGTGGCGGCGCTCGTCACCGACTTCGAGCTCAACGTGCTCGGCGAGGGGGTCGACCTCGTCATCAAGCCGCCCGCCGCGGCCCTGGAGCAGATGGTGCCGTTCGTGCGCGACATGCACACCTCGTCGGGCCTGCTGGAGGAGCTCGAGGCCGGCATCACCCTCGCCGAGGCGGAGGAGCAGGTGCTCGCCTACGTCCGCGAGCACTGTCCCGACGGCTCGCGCCCGCCCCTGGCCGGCAACACGGTCGGCACCGACCGGCTCTTCATCGCCCGGGACATGGCCGAGCTCGACGCGTTCCTGCACTACCGCATCGTCGACGTCTCCTCCATCAAGGAGCTGTCACGGCGGTGGTACCCGCGCACCTACTTCAACTCCCCGACCAAGCGCGGCAACCACCGCGCCCTGGCCGACATCCAGGAGAGCATCGAGGAGCTGCGTTACTACCGCGAGGCGGTCTTCGTGCCGCCGCCCGGCCCGTCCTCGGTCGAGGCCCGCGAGCTGGCCGCCCGCCACGGCGGCACCCTCACCGGGCTGACCGGCGACGAGGCGCCCCCGGCGCCCGCCGAGCCGGACGCCCTCCAACCGGAGGACCACCGGCCGGCACCGGAGCCGCAGGACGGCCCCGGTCCGGGGCCTGCCTGA
- a CDS encoding MarR family transcriptional regulator gives MSGVKDDFPDHALSLLGQVMDGLRRDMHARTSQPGTPGMPASGRGLRSSQIRLLSLTPPDGMRVTDLAERVGMTKQALGEFANALEERGLLESLRDPTDRRVRILRLTPDGRAAVAASERLIDEVEQEWRERVGPETWDALRAGLLAAVAARRDDERG, from the coding sequence ATGAGTGGGGTCAAGGACGACTTCCCCGACCACGCCCTGAGCCTCCTCGGGCAGGTCATGGACGGGCTGCGCCGCGACATGCACGCCCGGACGAGCCAGCCCGGGACCCCGGGCATGCCGGCCTCCGGACGGGGGCTGCGGTCCTCGCAGATCCGTCTGCTGAGCCTCACCCCGCCCGACGGGATGCGTGTCACCGACCTCGCCGAGCGGGTGGGCATGACCAAGCAGGCGCTGGGCGAGTTCGCCAACGCCCTGGAGGAGCGCGGCCTGCTCGAGTCCCTGCGCGACCCGACCGACCGCCGGGTCCGCATCCTGCGTCTCACTCCGGACGGACGTGCCGCGGTCGCGGCCAGCGAGCGGCTGATCGACGAGGTCGAGCAGGAGTGGCGCGAGCGGGTCGGGCCGGAGACCTGGGACGCCCTGCGCGCCGGCCTGCTGGCCGCCGTGGCGGCGCGACGCGACGACGAGCGGGGCTAG
- a CDS encoding DUF1349 domain-containing protein codes for MSSRDVPWSEGHWSHPPVQVVEDGTSLLVTAREGSDAWRHTSYGFVHDSEHALLAPLPNDAAVEVDVVLDYAEQFDQAGVFLHAAEDHWVKAGVEVSDGVAQLGAVVTRGRSDWSVAPVPDWRGRTVTVRLSRAGDAVTVRARAEGEAFRLVRVLPLDPEAAATAGPFCAAPTRAGLQVRFLAWRTGAPDASLH; via the coding sequence ATGAGCAGCCGTGACGTGCCGTGGTCCGAGGGACACTGGTCCCACCCGCCCGTGCAGGTGGTCGAGGACGGTACGTCGCTGCTCGTCACGGCCCGGGAGGGCAGCGACGCCTGGCGCCACACCAGCTACGGCTTCGTGCACGACAGCGAGCACGCGCTGCTGGCACCGCTGCCGAACGACGCGGCCGTAGAGGTCGACGTCGTCCTCGACTACGCCGAGCAGTTCGACCAGGCAGGCGTGTTCCTGCACGCCGCCGAGGACCACTGGGTCAAGGCCGGGGTGGAGGTCTCCGACGGCGTGGCCCAGCTCGGCGCGGTCGTGACCCGGGGGCGCTCCGACTGGTCGGTGGCGCCGGTGCCCGACTGGCGCGGGCGCACGGTCACGGTCCGCCTCAGCCGGGCCGGTGACGCCGTGACGGTCCGGGCCCGTGCCGAGGGGGAGGCGTTCCGCCTCGTGCGGGTGCTGCCGCTCGATCCCGAGGCCGCGGCCACGGCCGGTCCGTTCTGCGCGGCGCCGACCCGGGCGGGGCTGCAGGTCCGGTTCCTCGCCTGGCGCACCGGGGCGCCCGACGCGTCCCTGCACTGA
- a CDS encoding YnfA family protein produces the protein MDVLRSISLFLLAAVAEIGGAWLVWQGVRENRGWLWIGLGVVALGLYGFVATLQPDANFGRILAAYGGVFVAGSLAWGMVLDGFRPDRYDVVGAVLCLVGVAVIMYSPRTS, from the coding sequence ATGGACGTGCTGCGCTCGATCTCGCTGTTCCTGCTCGCCGCCGTCGCGGAGATCGGGGGTGCCTGGCTGGTCTGGCAGGGCGTGCGCGAGAACCGCGGCTGGCTCTGGATCGGGCTCGGGGTGGTCGCACTCGGGCTCTACGGCTTCGTGGCCACGCTGCAGCCGGACGCCAACTTCGGACGCATCCTCGCCGCGTACGGCGGGGTGTTCGTCGCCGGCTCACTGGCGTGGGGGATGGTGCTCGACGGCTTCCGCCCCGACCGGTACGACGTCGTCGGCGCGGTGCTCTGCCTCGTCGGCGTGGCCGTGATCATGTACTCCCCGCGGACGTCGTGA